CAGGAGCAGGAGCGCGGCATCACGATCACGTCGGCTGCGACCACGACGTTCTGGGAACGCACCGAGGACGGCTCCACCGCGCAATCGCCGAAGTTCCGCTTCAACATCATCGACACGCCCGGACACGTTGACTTCACCATCGAAGTCGAGCGCTCGCTCGCCGTGCTCGATGGCGCCGTCGTTCTGCTTGATGGTAACGCAGGTGTCGAGCCGCAGACCGAAACCGTCTGGCGCCAGGCTGACCGCTATGGCGTGCCGCGGATCGTGTTCGTCAACAAGATGGACAAGATCGGCGCCGATTTCTACAACTGCGTCTCGATGATCCGCGACCGCACGGGCGCGACGCCTGCGCCGATCCAGCTGCCGATCGGCTCCGAGAGCAGCCTCGAAGGCCACATCGACCTGATCACCATGAAGGAATGGGTCTGGGAAGGCGAAGACCTCGGCGCGAGCTGGGTTCTGAAGCCGATCCGCGAAAGCATGCAGGCCGAAGCCAACGAATGGCGCGCGAAGCTCATCGAACTCGCTGTCGAGATGGACGATGCGGTCATGGAAGCCTTCCTCGTGGATGGCTCCGAGCCGGACGTGCCGACCCTCCGCAGCCTGATCCGCAAGGGAACGCTTGGCCTCAAGTTCGTCCCGATCCTGTGCGGCTCGGCGTTCAAGAACAAAGGCGTCCAGCCGATGCTGAACGGCGTGGTCGACTACCTGCCGAGCCCGCTCGACGTGCCGGCCTACATGGGCTTCAAGCCCGGCGACGAGACCGAGACGCGCAACATCTCGCGTTCGGCCGATGACAACCAGCCGTTTGCCGGCTTGGCATTCAAGATCATGAACGACCCCTACATGGGCACGCTGACGTTTACCCGGATCTATTCGGGCAAGCTGTCGAAAGGCGATGCGTTCCTGAACGCCACCAAAGGCAAGAAAGAGCGCGTCGGCCGCATGGTCATGATGCACGCCAACAAGCAGGACGAGATCACGGAAGCCTTCGCAGGTGACATCGTGGCGCTCGCCGGCCTGAAGGAAACCACGACCGGTGACACGGTCTGCGATCCGGCCCAGCCGGTCGTGCTCGAAACGATGACCTTCCCGCAGCCGGTGATCGAAATCGCCGTCGAGCCGAAAACCAAGGCTGACCAGGAAAAGATGTCGGTCGGTCTGCAGCGCCTCGCTGCAGAAGACCCGTCCTTCCGTGTCGAGACGGATTTCGAATCCGGCCAGACGATCATGAAGGGCATGGGCGAGCTTCACCTCGACATCCTGATCGACCGCCTGAAGCGCGAGTTCAAGGTCGAGGCCAATATCGGCCAGCCGCAGGTGGCTTACCGTGAGAAGCTCGGCCGCGCCGCAACCGTCGACTTCACACACAAGAAACAGTCGGGCGGTACCGGCCAGTTTGCGCGTATCAAGCTCGAGTTCGAACCGCTGGAGCCCGGCTCGGGCTTCGTGTTCGAAAGCGCGATCGTTGGCGGTGCGGTTCCGAAGGAATACGTCCCTGGCGTGTCCAAGGGCCTCGAAATGGCCAAGGAAAACGGCCTGCTCGCCGGCTATCCGGTGACCGACTTCCGCGCCCGTCTCGTTGACGGCGCCTTCCACGATGTCGACTCCAGCGTGCTGGCATTCGAAATCGCGGCCCGCGGCGCATTCCGCGAGCTGAAAGGCAAGGGTGATCCGCGCCTGATGGAGCCGATCATGAAGGTCGAAGTCGTGACGCCTGAAGACTACATGGGCGACGTGATCGGCGACCTGAACTCCCGCCGCGGCCAGATCCAGGGCTCGGAAGCCCGCGGTATTGCCACGGCCATCACGGCGATGGTGCCGCTGGTCAACATGTTCGGCTACGTGTCCAACCTTCGGGGCATGTCGCAAGGCCGCGCACAGTTCACCATGCTGTTCGATCACTATGACGAAGTCCCGCGCGCCGAAGCGCAGAAAATCATCCAGGAAGTCTCGGGCTCGTAACCGGGTCCCTCAAGTTCAGAACAAAGGAGAGGCCCTATGGGCAAGGCAAAGTTTGAGCGTACGAAGCCGCACGTGAACATTGGCACGATTGGCCACGTTGACCACGGCAAGACGACGCTGACGGCAGCGATCACGATCATCCTGGCGAAATCCGGCGGTGCGACGGCGAAGAACTACGCCGACATCGACGCGGCGCCGGAAGAGAAAGCGCGCGGCATCACGATCAACACGGCGCACGTCGAGTACGAGACGGCCAACCG
The genomic region above belongs to Acidobacteriota bacterium and contains:
- the fusA gene encoding elongation factor G, which translates into the protein MAREYPLERYRNFGIIAHIDAGKTTTTERVLYYTGKSHKIGEVHDGAATMDWMEQEQERGITITSAATTTFWERTEDGSTAQSPKFRFNIIDTPGHVDFTIEVERSLAVLDGAVVLLDGNAGVEPQTETVWRQADRYGVPRIVFVNKMDKIGADFYNCVSMIRDRTGATPAPIQLPIGSESSLEGHIDLITMKEWVWEGEDLGASWVLKPIRESMQAEANEWRAKLIELAVEMDDAVMEAFLVDGSEPDVPTLRSLIRKGTLGLKFVPILCGSAFKNKGVQPMLNGVVDYLPSPLDVPAYMGFKPGDETETRNISRSADDNQPFAGLAFKIMNDPYMGTLTFTRIYSGKLSKGDAFLNATKGKKERVGRMVMMHANKQDEITEAFAGDIVALAGLKETTTGDTVCDPAQPVVLETMTFPQPVIEIAVEPKTKADQEKMSVGLQRLAAEDPSFRVETDFESGQTIMKGMGELHLDILIDRLKREFKVEANIGQPQVAYREKLGRAATVDFTHKKQSGGTGQFARIKLEFEPLEPGSGFVFESAIVGGAVPKEYVPGVSKGLEMAKENGLLAGYPVTDFRARLVDGAFHDVDSSVLAFEIAARGAFRELKGKGDPRLMEPIMKVEVVTPEDYMGDVIGDLNSRRGQIQGSEARGIATAITAMVPLVNMFGYVSNLRGMSQGRAQFTMLFDHYDEVPRAEAQKIIQEVSGS